CGCCCGGACGCTCGACAGTTTCTATTTCGGAGGGGGCACCCCATCATTGATGGAGCCTGAGCTCGTCCGTGCCGTGCTGGACAAGACGGCCGCACTGTTCGCCTTCAATATTGACGCCGAGATCACGCTCGAAGCCAATCCGACCGATGCTGAAATTGATCGGTTTGCGGACTATGGACGTGCTGGTGTCAATCGGCTGTCCCTTGGGGTGCAGTCTTTTGATGATGACCAGCTCAAATTTCTGGGGCGAAACCACAATGGCCATGCGGCAGCGCGCGCCCTTAATCGGGCGCTGGAAAGTTTCGGGCTCGTGACGTTCGACCTCATTTACGGTCTGCCTGATGAAAGCGCCCATGATTGGGAAGAGCGCCTTGTCAAAGCCTGCGCCATGGGCGCGGGGCATCTGTCGCTCTATCAACTGACGATTGAGCAGGGGACGGCATTCGGGCTGGCCGTCGGCCGGGGGGACTGGTCACCGCCAGATGAGGACATGGCTGCGGACTTGTACGAAATCACCCAGTCGGTGACTCGCGTTGCAGGGTTGCCGGCCTATGAAATTTCCAATCACGCCAGGCCAGGTCAGGAGGCGGTGCACAACTCCCTTTACTGGCAGGGGGCAGACTGGATCGGCATCGGACCGGGTGCCCACGGACGATTGACCCTGGGCGGGCACCGAACCGCCATTATTGGTGAGCCGAACGTTGAACAATATCTGTCCATGACGCCGGCGGAACGCTACGCCGAGGAACGCCTCGACGATCTCGCCATCGCGACCGAAGCCTTGGCGGGTGGCCTGCGGCAGGTCGCGGGCATAGATTTGAGGGCGCTCGGTGATGATATCCGAGATCGGATCGCGCCGGTCTGCTCGCGTCTCTCAGATGAGGGATTTTTGACTCAGGACTCCACGTATCTTCGCATCAGTCCCAAGGGTCGTCTGTTGACCGACCATATTGTCAGCCAGCTGACAACAGCGCTCTAGTCTCAGCTGACGGCGCGGGGCGCTTCCTCAAGCTGTCCGGTCCACCGCTCCAGCATGGCGATAAGGTCGTTGGGATCAAACGGCTTTGACAGGAAGTCGTTCATGCCGGCCGCCAGGCATTCCTCACGGTCAGCGGTGGAAGCGTTAGCCGTCAGCGCGATGATCGGCGTATCGGTGGCCCCCTGCGACCGCAGTCGCCGCGTGGCCTCCAGCCCATCCATCTCGGGCATCCGCATGTCCATCAGGACGATGTCATATGGAGCGTGTGCAAATGTTTCGACGGCTTCGCGGCCATTACCGGCGAGGTCGACATAGTGACCCGCGCGCTTGAGAATGGCCGTCGCGAGGACCGAATTGATCTGATTGTCTTCGGCCAGAAGGACCCTCAGCTTGCGTGACGTTGACGGACCAGTCCCGACATCCTTGGAATCAAGACGTTCTGCCCGTGGCGCCCGCTGCGGTGCGTCCGTCAGTCGTTCCATCAGACTGGACTGGCGGATCGGCTTGATGAGATAGCTCGAAAAGCCTGCACGCCGGAAAGCTTCGAGCCGGCCCCGGGCGACCGGTGAGAGAAGGACGATGGCACGCGGTGAGGCCTTGGCCAGACGGGCGCCGTCACTGGCGGCGAATTTCAGGTCGCACAACAGGGCCGCGCGCGGGGAACGGGACAGAAGGCCCAGCGCCTCTTCCGGTGTCTCGGCAAACATGACCTTTGAAATACCCGCCGCATCAAGCTGCAGCATCAGCATACGCCGCAGAAAAGCGTTGTCCGTCGCAACGACCACGGGATGGTCGAATTTGAGCTCGTCTTCCGTACGCGGCTGGTCCGGTGCGGCAGGCAGCGGGATTTCAAAGGCAAACGTACTGCCGGTGCCGATTTCGCTCTCGACACTGATTGTCCCGCCCATGGCCTTGACGATCTGCTGCGCGATGGAGAGGCCAAGGCCCGTCCCTTCATAGCCGCGCGACCGTGTGTCATCGGCCTGGGCAAATTCATTGAAGATGCGGTCAATGTTCGATTTGGAAATGCCAATGCCAGTGTCCGTGACGCTGAACCGCAGGACAGGGACAGCGTCGTTCTGTCCAACGACACGCAGTTCAAGGCTGACACCGCCCTCTTCGGTGAATTTGACGCCATTGCCAGCAAGGTTGAGAATGACCTGACGAAGGCGCGCTTCGTCACCGAGCAGTCGCGCCGGCACATCCGGCGCAACGAAGCTGGCAATCTCGAGGCCCTTATGGGCCGCCCGGGGCGAAAGAAGTTCGGCGATCGACTGCAACAGACCGGCTGGGTCCATGACCTGCTCTTCAAGCTCAAGATGGCCGGCCTCGATCTTGGAATAGTCGAGAATATCGTTGATCAGTCCCAGGAGGGCCATGCCGGATTCCCGGACGGCCTCGGCATAGGTGCGCTGGTTGCTGTCGAGGTCGGTATCGATCATCAGACCGGTCATGCCCAGAATGCCGTTGAGCGGCGTGCGCATTTCATGGCTCATCGTGGCGAGGAAGCGCATTTTCGCCTGGCTCGCATCGTTCGCGCTGCGCGCCATGTCCTTCAGAATGGCCCAGCTCTTGCGGTCGCGCGTGACATCCTGGCCGGTGTAGAGGGTCTTGCCGCCGTCAAGTGGGGAGACGGTCCATTCGATCAGCCGCGCGGCAGAGTTGGTATCAATCGCCGTAGTGAACCGGCTGGTGACAGGGTGGGGCGATTTGACGGGCCGAATGCCGGTGGGTCGCTTGGTCGGGGAGAAAACGTCACCCTTTTCCAGCGCCCCTGCCTCTTCGGCAGCAGCGTTCAGATAGGTGACCTGGTCCTGCTCATCGGTCATGACCGCCATCAAGGCGATGCGGTCGAGTACCGCCAGAGACACTGCCATAGAAACTCCCGTGGGACGAATAGGCAGCCAGAAAACTCCGAAAATTTGAAGAAAAGGTAAGGCTGTTGAAGATAGTGGCCGTCCGCCAGTTATTTCCGCTGCGTCGCGCTCTTCATCGCAGTGGGCTGGGCGAAATTCGCTGACGAATCAGCAGGTTCGCGCTGCCGGAAGCTGATGGCCTCCGCGATGTGGCGACGACGCACACCGTCGCCCCCATCAAGGTCGGCGAGGGTTCGGGCCACTTTCAAAATGCGCGTATAGGCCCGAGCGGACAAAGACAGGCTTTCGCAGGCGCGCGTCAGCAGCGCAGCACCCTCTGCATCGGGCTGCGCAATCGCCGCCAGATTCTGTTCGGATGCGCGGGCATTGAGAGCATCCGTCCCCGTCGAGCCCGCGCGATCTGCCTGGATGGCCCGCGCGGCGGCCACCCGTTCGGCGACCACGGCCGAACGTTCACCTGACGGGGGGGCGGCCAGATCCAGGGCCGTGACAGGCGGCGTTTCAATCGAGAGGTCCAGACGATCAAGGAAGGGGCCGGAGACCCGGGACTGGTATTGTTCCTCGCAATGGGCGCCGCGTCCGCAGGCCCGTCCACTGGCCCGGCCATAGCCGCAGCGGCATGGGTTCATTGCCGCGACAAGCTGAAAACAGGCAGGGTACCGGACATGGGCGTTGGCCCGGGCAATCCGCACATCGCCGGTCTCGAGCGGTTGCCGCAGGCTGTCCAGCACGGTCGCCTGAAATTCGGGGAGCTCGTCGAGAAACAGGACACCGTGGTGGGCCAGCGACGCCTCGCCGGGCCGCGCCTTGCTGCCGCCGCCCACCATGGCGGGCATGGACGCGGAATGATGCGGCGAGCGGAAGGGTCTTGTGCGGGTCAGGGCGCCATCCTCGATCATGCCGGCCACCGACTGAATCATCGACACCTCCAGCATTTCCCGTGCGGTCAGCGGCGGCAACAGGCCCGGCAGGCGAGAGGCCATCATGGATTTTCCCGACCCCGGCGGACCGACCATGAGAAGATTGTGTCCACCAGCGGCGGCGATCTCGAGGGCGCGTTTGGCCGTTTCCTGACCTTTGACATCGTAAAGGTCAGGGGCCGGAGCACCTTCCTTGAGGGCGCCGGGCTTGGGCCGGGTCAGCACCTGCGTGCCCTTGAAATGATTGGCCAGCTGCAGCAGCGATTGGGGCGCGAGAATGCGGACCTCTTCTCCCGCCCACGCCGCTTCCGCGCCTGCCGCCTGGGGGCAGATCAGCCCCATATCCATGCTGTGTGCACTGATGGCCGCGGGCAGGGCCCCGTTGGTGGGGGCCAGCGTGCCATCGAGACCAAGCTCGCCCATGACGGCAAAACCATCAACCGCGTCCCGCGGCACCGCGCCCATTTCCACCATCAATGCAAGGGCGATGGGCAGGTCGAAATGACTGCCCTCTTTGCGCAGGTCGGCGGGGGCCAGATTGACCGTGATCCGCTTGGGGGGCATGCCAAGGCCAATCGCGGCAAAGGCGGACCAGATCCGCTCGCGCGCTTCCGAAACCGATTTGTCGGGCAGGCCGACCACGAAAAATTTCGGGTTGCCGCCGGTGATTTGCGCCTGCACCGAAACCGGACGCGCTTCGACGCCTTCAAACGCGAACGTTGTGACCTCAGCGACCATTCCTCTCTCCCCTGGTGCAGGCCGGTACAACCTGCGGAAGGAAGCGGAACATTACAAGAACAAAATGCAGTGGGCCCGCGTTTTATTTCTTGGCGCGTTTGGGGTCACCCACATAGATCACGTGGCTGACGATGTTCTTGACGCCTGAAATCGCCTGCGCCTGCCCCGTCACCCGGCCGAGTTCTTCAGGCCCCTGTGCGACGCCCAGGAGATAGACCGTGCCCTGACTGACAGCGATCTTGTAGTTGGAGCTGAACACCCCGTTATCGGCCAGCAGCGCCGCGCCGAGGCGCTCATCGATCAGGGCGTCAGCCGCGCCCTGCCGGATGCCGGTTTTCGGGCCGACGATGACCTCATTCAGTACGTCATCGACAGTGGAGACCATGGCCGCCTTCTGGGCGAGGGCGCGCCGAGCTTCTGTCGTTCTCACCGTTCCGCTGAGGAGGAGCCGGCTTTCAAAGACGGTAATATCGACATCGCCATAATCATGGGCATTGTCCGCAAAGAGATAGCGTTTGAGCGTCAGATTGGACGCGGAATCATCAAGGCCTTCGCCGAGGCTGCGGTTTGTAACGCAGGCAGTCATGCTCAAGGCGATAGCCAAGACGGTCAGAGACCTGAACAATTTCATCATTTTCGTCCTCTTCCTGTCCGGGGGCATTACAGGCCGAACAGCCCGATTATCGGTCAAGTTGTGATCACCGTCAAAAAAGATCATCAGGGTTAACGAGACGTTCATATGGCCGCCAGGCATCGGCCCAATGTCGCGGCCGATACCCCGCCACGGTCACCAGGTCATACCGCACTGATCCTGTGTGCCGCGGACGATATCGCGCCAGCCAGATGACGGCGGCCGCGCCAATGCGTCGCTCGCCCTGCGGCGAGAGGGAGAGCCTTGCTGCCTCATGGGTCGACCGCGACTTGACCTCGACCATCGCGATGGTGTCGCCGCGCTCGGCAATCAGGTCGACTTCACCGGCTTCACACCGGAACCGCCGGGCGAGAATTCGGTATCCTTTGAGGCCCAGCCAGAGGCCAGCGATCGTTTCTGCGCGGCGACCGCGCGCCTCGGCCTTTTCCCGTCCTAGCGGTCCTGATCGAGCCATCGCTGGTACAGATCCCTTTTCTTCCGACCGGTCACCGACGCAACATGGGCTGAAGCATCTTTCAGGCTCATCGTTTCCAGCGCCTCGGCCATCAATCGGTCCACATCGGCATCGCCCATCGCGACATCGGCGCGTGCCGGAACGATAAGGACAATCTCACCCTTGGGCGCTGTCTCGTCATAGCGGTCTGCGAGCGACAGGGCGTCACCCTCGACGACTTCTTCGTGCAGTTTTGTCAATTCGCGGGCGATCAGGACGGGCCCATCACCCAGGGTGGCGGCGATGTCGCGCAGGCAATCTGCAATCCGGGGCCCGGTCTCGTAGAAGACCAGTGTCTCTCCACGGCTGGACAGGGCATTGAGGCGCGTCCGTCGGGCGCCGGATTTGGGCGGCAGAAACCCCTGAAAGCTGAAGCGGTCGGTGGGCACACCTGCGATCGACAAGGCCGCAATCGCCGCGCAGGGACCCGGAATGGCGACGACCGTCAGGCCCCGCTCGCGCGCTTCGCGAACGAGTTTGAAACCCGGATCGGCAATCAGGGGCGTGCCAGCATCAGAAACGAGGGCGAGCGCGCCGCCCGCCTCAATGGCGTCCAGCACCTGCGGACGCACCGCCGCCCCATTATGGTCATGATAGGCACGCATCTTCGTTTTGATACCAAGGGCTTGCAGCAGCTTGCCGGTCACGCGCGTGTCTTCGCAAAGGATCTCGTCGGCAGCGGCGAGGGTCTGTTGCAGCCGCCGCGTGATGTCACCAAGATTGCCGATTGGCGTGGCGGCGA
This genomic stretch from Parvularcula sp. LCG005 harbors:
- the hemW gene encoding radical SAM family heme chaperone HemW, yielding MSVRTGVYLHWPYCARICPYCDFNVVKARDIDMHRWQRALTEDIRYWRDRLGARTLDSFYFGGGTPSLMEPELVRAVLDKTAALFAFNIDAEITLEANPTDAEIDRFADYGRAGVNRLSLGVQSFDDDQLKFLGRNHNGHAAARALNRALESFGLVTFDLIYGLPDESAHDWEERLVKACAMGAGHLSLYQLTIEQGTAFGLAVGRGDWSPPDEDMAADLYEITQSVTRVAGLPAYEISNHARPGQEAVHNSLYWQGADWIGIGPGAHGRLTLGGHRTAIIGEPNVEQYLSMTPAERYAEERLDDLAIATEALAGGLRQVAGIDLRALGDDIRDRIAPVCSRLSDEGFLTQDSTYLRISPKGRLLTDHIVSQLTTAL
- a CDS encoding BON domain-containing protein; translated protein: MMKLFRSLTVLAIALSMTACVTNRSLGEGLDDSASNLTLKRYLFADNAHDYGDVDITVFESRLLLSGTVRTTEARRALAQKAAMVSTVDDVLNEVIVGPKTGIRQGAADALIDERLGAALLADNGVFSSNYKIAVSQGTVYLLGVAQGPEELGRVTGQAQAISGVKNIVSHVIYVGDPKRAKK
- a CDS encoding response regulator is translated as MAVSLAVLDRIALMAVMTDEQDQVTYLNAAAEEAGALEKGDVFSPTKRPTGIRPVKSPHPVTSRFTTAIDTNSAARLIEWTVSPLDGGKTLYTGQDVTRDRKSWAILKDMARSANDASQAKMRFLATMSHEMRTPLNGILGMTGLMIDTDLDSNQRTYAEAVRESGMALLGLINDILDYSKIEAGHLELEEQVMDPAGLLQSIAELLSPRAAHKGLEIASFVAPDVPARLLGDEARLRQVILNLAGNGVKFTEEGGVSLELRVVGQNDAVPVLRFSVTDTGIGISKSNIDRIFNEFAQADDTRSRGYEGTGLGLSIAQQIVKAMGGTISVESEIGTGSTFAFEIPLPAAPDQPRTEDELKFDHPVVVATDNAFLRRMLMLQLDAAGISKVMFAETPEEALGLLSRSPRAALLCDLKFAASDGARLAKASPRAIVLLSPVARGRLEAFRRAGFSSYLIKPIRQSSLMERLTDAPQRAPRAERLDSKDVGTGPSTSRKLRVLLAEDNQINSVLATAILKRAGHYVDLAGNGREAVETFAHAPYDIVLMDMRMPEMDGLEATRRLRSQGATDTPIIALTANASTADREECLAAGMNDFLSKPFDPNDLIAMLERWTGQLEEAPRAVS
- a CDS encoding YifB family Mg chelatase-like AAA ATPase; this translates as MVAEVTTFAFEGVEARPVSVQAQITGGNPKFFVVGLPDKSVSEARERIWSAFAAIGLGMPPKRITVNLAPADLRKEGSHFDLPIALALMVEMGAVPRDAVDGFAVMGELGLDGTLAPTNGALPAAISAHSMDMGLICPQAAGAEAAWAGEEVRILAPQSLLQLANHFKGTQVLTRPKPGALKEGAPAPDLYDVKGQETAKRALEIAAAGGHNLLMVGPPGSGKSMMASRLPGLLPPLTAREMLEVSMIQSVAGMIEDGALTRTRPFRSPHHSASMPAMVGGGSKARPGEASLAHHGVLFLDELPEFQATVLDSLRQPLETGDVRIARANAHVRYPACFQLVAAMNPCRCGYGRASGRACGRGAHCEEQYQSRVSGPFLDRLDLSIETPPVTALDLAAPPSGERSAVVAERVAAARAIQADRAGSTGTDALNARASEQNLAAIAQPDAEGAALLTRACESLSLSARAYTRILKVARTLADLDGGDGVRRRHIAEAISFRQREPADSSANFAQPTAMKSATQRK
- the rsmI gene encoding 16S rRNA (cytidine(1402)-2'-O)-methyltransferase, which codes for MTDNALAPGLYVAATPIGNLGDITRRLQQTLAAADEILCEDTRVTGKLLQALGIKTKMRAYHDHNGAAVRPQVLDAIEAGGALALVSDAGTPLIADPGFKLVREARERGLTVVAIPGPCAAIAALSIAGVPTDRFSFQGFLPPKSGARRTRLNALSSRGETLVFYETGPRIADCLRDIAATLGDGPVLIARELTKLHEEVVEGDALSLADRYDETAPKGEIVLIVPARADVAMGDADVDRLMAEALETMSLKDASAHVASVTGRKKRDLYQRWLDQDR
- a CDS encoding YraN family protein, which codes for MARSGPLGREKAEARGRRAETIAGLWLGLKGYRILARRFRCEAGEVDLIAERGDTIAMVEVKSRSTHEAARLSLSPQGERRIGAAAVIWLARYRPRHTGSVRYDLVTVAGYRPRHWADAWRPYERLVNPDDLF